In one window of Qipengyuania gaetbuli DNA:
- the hslV gene encoding ATP-dependent protease subunit HslV: MDDRENRHGLTKWHGTTIIGVRKGDRIVVAGDGQVSMGNTVMKPNARKVRRIGEGGKVVAGFAGATADAFTLFERLEKKLEQYSGQLLRAAVELTKDWRTDKYLRNLEALMIVADKDNLLVLTGNGDVLEPEGGITAIGSGGNYALAAAKAIAEYEDDPEVIARKAMKVAADICVFTNGNVTLEEV, translated from the coding sequence ATGGACGATAGAGAAAACCGCCACGGCCTGACCAAGTGGCACGGCACCACCATCATCGGGGTACGCAAGGGCGATCGCATCGTCGTTGCCGGGGACGGACAGGTCTCCATGGGCAACACGGTCATGAAGCCCAATGCCCGCAAGGTTCGCCGGATCGGTGAAGGCGGCAAGGTCGTCGCCGGTTTCGCCGGTGCCACCGCCGATGCCTTCACCCTGTTCGAACGGCTGGAAAAGAAGCTCGAACAGTACAGCGGTCAGCTGCTGCGCGCCGCGGTCGAGCTGACCAAGGACTGGCGCACCGACAAGTACCTGCGCAATCTCGAAGCGCTGATGATCGTGGCGGACAAGGACAACCTCCTCGTCCTGACCGGCAATGGCGACGTGCTGGAACCGGAAGGCGGCATCACCGCCATCGGCTCGGGCGGGAATTACGCGCTCGCCGCGGCCAAGGCGATCGCCGAATACGAAGACGATCCCGAAGTCATCGCGCGCAAGGCCATGAAGGTCGCCGCCGACATCTGCGTCTTCACCAATGGCAATGTGACCCTCGAAGAGGTCTGA
- the hslU gene encoding ATP-dependent protease ATPase subunit HslU, with product MDNLTPKAIVAALDEHIIGQKDAKRAVAVALRNRWRRQRLAADLRDEVTPKNILMIGPTGCGKTEISRRLAKLAEAPFVKVEATKFTEVGYVGRDVEQIARDLVEEAIRLEKERRREAVREAASQAAMDRLLNALVGENASEATREAFRERIVQNAMNETEVEIDVKDQPASNMEIPGMPGNVGMIDLSDMLGKAMGRTPTKRRKLKVPDAWDKLVEEEAEKRMDQDDVHRVALENAETNGIVFLDEIDKIAVSDVRGGSVSREGVQRDLLPLIEGTTVATKYGPMKTDHVLFIASGAFHVAKPSDMLPELQGRLPIRVELRALTEEDFVRILTETRANLVEQYRALIGTEEVTLEITDDAIAEVAKIAARVNESVENIGARRLQTVMERLLEDISFEAEEHKGETVTVDAAYVRERLDDLAGDADLSKYIL from the coding sequence ATGGACAATCTGACACCCAAGGCGATCGTCGCCGCGCTCGACGAGCATATCATCGGGCAGAAGGACGCCAAGCGCGCCGTTGCCGTGGCGCTGCGCAACCGCTGGCGCCGCCAGCGCCTTGCCGCGGACCTGCGCGACGAGGTGACGCCCAAGAACATCCTCATGATCGGCCCCACGGGCTGCGGCAAGACCGAGATCAGCCGCCGCCTCGCCAAGCTGGCCGAGGCACCGTTCGTGAAGGTCGAAGCGACCAAGTTCACCGAGGTCGGCTATGTCGGCCGCGACGTCGAACAGATCGCCCGCGACCTCGTCGAAGAGGCCATCCGGCTGGAAAAGGAACGCCGCCGCGAAGCCGTGCGCGAAGCGGCCAGCCAGGCGGCGATGGACCGCCTGCTCAACGCGCTCGTCGGCGAGAATGCCAGCGAGGCGACGCGCGAGGCTTTCCGCGAACGCATCGTCCAGAACGCGATGAACGAGACCGAGGTCGAGATCGACGTCAAGGACCAGCCGGCCAGCAACATGGAAATTCCCGGCATGCCCGGCAATGTCGGCATGATCGACCTGTCCGACATGCTCGGCAAGGCGATGGGCCGCACGCCGACCAAGCGGCGCAAGCTCAAGGTCCCCGATGCGTGGGACAAGCTGGTCGAGGAAGAGGCCGAGAAGCGCATGGACCAGGACGACGTGCACCGCGTCGCGCTGGAGAATGCGGAAACCAATGGTATCGTCTTCCTCGACGAGATCGACAAGATTGCCGTTTCCGACGTGCGCGGCGGTTCGGTCAGCCGCGAAGGCGTGCAGCGCGACTTGCTGCCGCTGATCGAGGGCACGACGGTGGCCACCAAGTACGGCCCGATGAAAACCGACCATGTGCTTTTCATCGCTTCGGGCGCGTTCCACGTCGCCAAGCCGTCGGACATGCTGCCCGAACTCCAGGGTCGCCTGCCGATCCGCGTCGAACTGCGCGCGCTGACGGAAGAAGACTTCGTGCGCATCCTCACCGAGACGCGCGCCAACCTCGTCGAACAGTACCGCGCCCTGATCGGGACCGAAGAGGTCACGCTCGAAATCACCGACGATGCCATTGCCGAAGTCGCCAAGATCGCGGCGCGGGTGAACGAAAGCGTCGAGAATATCGGTGCGCGGCGCCTGCAGACTGTGATGGAACGCCTGCTGGAAGACATCAGCTTCGAGGCGGAAGAGCACAAGGGCGAGACGGTGACCGTGGATGCCGCCTATGTCCGCGAACGGCTCGACGACCTTGCGGGCGACGCCGATCTGAGCAAGTACATCCTCTGA
- a CDS encoding ACT domain-containing protein: protein MPETIFQTQAMIAAMAPRLDTQLWRFVTVTPDKAPELLGAAIGTFREDEGVTAIVPAELADEAGLDGPDFARITLMVHSDLEGVGLTAAVATALADAGIACNMVAAFHHDHAFVPAAHSKRAMTVLKILQDSADL from the coding sequence ATGCCCGAAACCATCTTCCAGACCCAGGCAATGATCGCGGCCATGGCGCCGCGGCTCGACACACAGCTCTGGAGGTTCGTGACGGTCACGCCCGACAAGGCGCCCGAATTGCTGGGCGCCGCCATCGGCACTTTCCGCGAGGACGAGGGCGTGACCGCCATCGTTCCGGCAGAACTGGCGGATGAGGCGGGACTGGACGGCCCCGACTTCGCGCGCATCACGCTGATGGTGCATTCCGACCTCGAAGGCGTGGGGCTTACTGCGGCTGTTGCCACCGCGCTCGCCGATGCGGGCATTGCCTGCAACATGGTCGCAGCCTTCCATCACGACCACGCTTTCGTGCCCGCCGCGCACAGCAAGCGGGCGATGACAGTCCTCAAGATCCTACAGGACAGCGCCGACCTCTAG
- a CDS encoding SulP family inorganic anion transporter, which translates to MLDLSALRRDWLSNIRADVLAGIVVALALIPEAIGFSIIAGVDPRVGLYASVAIAMVIAFTGGRPGMISAATAAVAVVVVPLVRDHGVEYLFAATILMGVFQGIAALLRLDLLMQFVSRSVITGFVNALAILIFMAQLPQLTNMGWETYAMVAAALAIIYLFPKLTTTVPSPLVAIIVLTALSIYIDAPVNTVADMGELPEGLPYFMLPDVPLTWETLAIIAPYSATMAAVGLLESLLTAQIVDDMTHTGSDKRRESAGQGVANIVAAMFGGMGGCAMIGQSVINVTSGGRTRLSTFTAGFALLVLLAVLGDLVGQVPMPALVAIMIMVSIGTFSWNSIPNIGKHPWQSSVVMVTTVVVVVATHNLALGVLAGVVLSGVFFTHKVMTMFDVVRTREGDTATYWAKGQIFYASVERFEAALGPESQMPDPADHVIIDVSKAHFWDISAVGALDKVVERMRRNGRSVQVVGLNRASADLVDKFALTDKTGVEIGLAPHP; encoded by the coding sequence ATGCTCGACCTCAGCGCGCTTCGCCGCGACTGGCTCTCCAACATCCGCGCCGACGTGCTTGCAGGCATCGTCGTCGCGCTGGCCCTCATCCCGGAAGCGATCGGATTCTCGATCATCGCGGGCGTCGATCCGCGCGTAGGCCTCTATGCCTCGGTCGCGATCGCCATGGTCATCGCCTTTACCGGCGGGCGGCCCGGCATGATCAGCGCCGCGACGGCCGCCGTGGCGGTCGTCGTCGTGCCGCTGGTGCGGGACCACGGGGTCGAATATCTCTTCGCCGCGACCATTTTGATGGGCGTGTTCCAGGGCATTGCCGCCCTGCTCCGCCTCGACCTGCTGATGCAGTTCGTCTCGCGCTCGGTCATCACCGGCTTCGTCAACGCGCTCGCGATCCTGATCTTCATGGCGCAGCTGCCGCAGCTGACCAACATGGGCTGGGAAACCTATGCCATGGTCGCCGCCGCGCTGGCGATCATCTATCTCTTCCCCAAGCTGACCACCACCGTGCCGAGCCCGCTGGTGGCGATCATCGTGCTCACCGCGCTTAGCATCTATATCGACGCGCCGGTCAACACGGTCGCCGACATGGGCGAACTGCCCGAAGGCCTGCCGTACTTCATGCTGCCCGACGTGCCCCTGACGTGGGAAACGCTGGCCATCATTGCCCCCTATTCGGCGACCATGGCCGCGGTCGGCCTGCTCGAATCGCTGCTGACTGCGCAGATCGTCGACGACATGACGCACACGGGATCGGACAAGCGCCGCGAAAGCGCGGGGCAAGGCGTCGCCAATATCGTGGCCGCCATGTTCGGCGGGATGGGCGGCTGCGCGATGATCGGCCAGTCGGTCATCAACGTGACCAGCGGCGGCCGCACGCGCCTGTCGACCTTTACCGCCGGCTTTGCGCTACTGGTCCTGCTGGCCGTGCTGGGCGACCTTGTCGGGCAGGTTCCGATGCCCGCGCTGGTGGCGATCATGATCATGGTGTCGATCGGCACCTTCTCGTGGAACTCGATCCCCAACATCGGCAAGCACCCGTGGCAGTCGAGCGTGGTGATGGTCACGACTGTCGTGGTCGTGGTCGCGACGCACAACCTCGCGCTCGGCGTGCTGGCCGGCGTCGTCCTGTCGGGCGTGTTCTTCACACACAAGGTGATGACTATGTTCGATGTCGTTCGCACCCGCGAGGGAGACACTGCGACCTATTGGGCCAAGGGCCAGATCTTCTATGCCAGCGTCGAGCGCTTCGAAGCCGCGCTAGGCCCCGAGAGCCAGATGCCCGATCCGGCAGACCATGTGATCATCGATGTCAGCAAGGCGCACTTCTGGGACATCTCGGCCGTGGGCGCGCTCGACAAGGTGGTCGAACGCATGCGCCGCAATGGTCGTAGTGTGCAGGTCGTCGGCCTCAATCGTGCAAGCGCCGACCTGGTCGACAAGTTCGCGCTGACCGACAAGACGGGGGTGGAGATCGGCCTGGCACCCCACCCCTAG
- a CDS encoding ABCB family ABC transporter ATP-binding protein/permease, whose translation MPPETKPQDETADAESWATLRRFLPYLWPKDNPRLKRRIIGAMVFVLAAKATTLALPFAYKRAVDSMTTPANEAAMVALAFVIAYAAGRFAGVAFDNLRNITFERVGQDATRQLAEDVFARLHQLSLRFHLSRRTGEITKTIERGTKSIDVMLYFLLFNIAPTAIELLAVGVIFYINFGWELVAATGVTVAAYIVVTRKITEWRNELRRRMNELDGTALSRSVDSLLNYETVKYFSAEERERARYGEATHAWAEAAIRSENSLGLLNISQAMIMNLLMGGAMAFTVWGWSKGQLTTGDLVLVNTYLIQLFRPLDMLGMVYRTVRQGIIDMAAMFDLIDTDVEVRDAPSAPALVVKRPTISFEDVVFGYEQDRTILKGLSFEVPAGNHVAIVGPSGAGKSTIARLLFRFYDPQSGRILIDGQDIAQVTQKSLRAQIGIVPQDSVLFNESIGYNIAYGREGATEEEVNAAAQASAILPFIERLPQGFDTEVGERGLKLSGGEKQRVAIARTLVKNPPILLLDEATSALDSRTEQDILRTLHRVSEDRTTLAIAHRLSTIADADRILVLDQGRLAESGTHAQLLRQGGLYAEMWARQQAESEAESEAAE comes from the coding sequence ATGCCGCCCGAGACGAAACCGCAGGACGAGACCGCCGACGCCGAAAGCTGGGCGACGCTGCGGCGTTTCCTTCCCTATCTCTGGCCGAAGGATAATCCGCGCCTGAAGCGGCGCATCATCGGCGCGATGGTATTCGTGCTAGCGGCCAAGGCGACGACGCTCGCCCTGCCCTTTGCCTACAAGCGCGCAGTCGATTCCATGACCACGCCGGCGAACGAGGCGGCAATGGTCGCCCTCGCCTTCGTCATTGCCTATGCCGCCGGCCGCTTTGCCGGCGTGGCATTCGACAATCTGCGCAACATCACTTTCGAGCGCGTCGGGCAGGACGCGACGCGCCAGCTGGCCGAGGACGTCTTTGCGCGGCTGCACCAGCTGTCGCTCCGCTTCCACCTCTCGCGCCGGACCGGCGAGATCACCAAGACCATCGAGCGCGGCACCAAGAGCATCGACGTCATGCTCTACTTCCTGCTCTTCAACATCGCGCCGACCGCGATCGAACTGCTGGCGGTCGGTGTCATCTTCTACATCAACTTCGGCTGGGAACTGGTGGCCGCGACCGGCGTGACCGTGGCCGCCTATATCGTCGTCACCCGCAAGATCACCGAATGGCGCAACGAGCTGCGGCGCCGGATGAACGAACTCGACGGAACGGCACTGTCGCGGTCGGTCGACAGCCTGCTCAATTACGAGACGGTCAAATACTTCTCCGCCGAGGAGCGCGAGCGTGCCCGTTACGGCGAGGCGACCCATGCCTGGGCCGAGGCTGCCATCAGGTCCGAAAACTCGCTGGGCCTCCTCAACATCAGCCAGGCCATGATCATGAACCTGCTGATGGGCGGCGCGATGGCCTTTACGGTCTGGGGCTGGAGCAAGGGCCAGCTGACCACGGGCGACCTCGTGCTGGTGAACACTTATCTCATCCAGCTCTTCCGCCCGCTCGACATGCTGGGCATGGTCTATCGCACGGTCAGGCAGGGCATCATCGACATGGCCGCCATGTTCGACCTGATCGATACCGACGTGGAGGTGCGCGATGCACCCAGCGCCCCTGCCCTTGTGGTGAAGCGCCCGACCATCTCCTTCGAGGATGTCGTCTTCGGCTACGAGCAGGATCGCACGATCCTCAAGGGCCTCAGCTTCGAAGTGCCGGCGGGCAACCATGTCGCCATCGTCGGTCCCTCCGGCGCAGGCAAGAGCACTATCGCGCGCCTGCTGTTCCGCTTCTACGACCCGCAGTCGGGGCGCATCCTGATCGACGGGCAGGATATTGCGCAGGTCACCCAGAAGAGCCTGCGCGCCCAGATCGGTATCGTCCCGCAGGACAGCGTGCTGTTCAACGAGTCGATCGGGTACAACATCGCCTACGGGCGCGAGGGCGCCACCGAGGAAGAAGTCAACGCCGCGGCGCAGGCATCGGCCATCCTGCCTTTCATCGAACGCCTGCCGCAGGGCTTCGACACCGAAGTGGGCGAACGCGGCCTGAAGCTTTCGGGCGGCGAGAAGCAGCGCGTCGCCATTGCGCGCACGCTGGTGAAGAACCCGCCGATCCTGCTGCTCGACGAGGCGACGAGCGCGCTCGACAGCCGAACCGAGCAGGACATCCTGCGCACGCTGCACCGTGTGAGCGAGGATCGCACCACGCTCGCCATCGCGCACCGCCTCTCGACCATCGCCGATGCCGACCGCATCCTGGTACTCGACCAGGGGCGCCTTGCAGAGAGCGGGACGCACGCGCAGCTGCTGCGCCAAGGCGGCCTTTATGCCGAGATGTGGGCGCGCCAGCAGGCCGAAAGCGAAGCCGAGAGCGAGGCGGCGGAATAG
- a CDS encoding aspartyl protease family protein, with translation MAANLALPAALLLAATGPLAPEPQSTGTQAPPAADTDMPVDELQLDRDRYERLTVPVMIDGKGPFRFFIDTGAQATVITRRVTEALEIEPNGEAMLVAMGSARMVQTVEIDELEFADRVFSGLVTPLLDSHHIGADGILGLDSLQDLRVAMDFKEDRIAVADADALGGNRGYDIVVRARNKLGRMIITDAEIDGIRTAVILDTGAQYSFGNPALLRRMMKRSRAGDRNELVTSDVHGEMLRSDLAFAKEIIIGGATITNATIGFADSPAFKALGYTDKPALILGMHNLALFERVAIDFSTQRVLFDLPRDATPNSILNRRFNATRMGT, from the coding sequence ATGGCCGCAAACCTCGCCCTTCCCGCAGCGCTGTTGCTTGCAGCGACCGGCCCGCTCGCGCCGGAGCCGCAGAGCACAGGCACACAAGCCCCGCCCGCAGCGGACACCGATATGCCGGTCGACGAGCTCCAGCTCGACCGCGACCGCTACGAACGCCTCACCGTGCCCGTCATGATCGACGGCAAGGGGCCCTTCCGTTTCTTCATCGATACCGGCGCCCAGGCCACCGTAATCACACGCCGCGTAACGGAAGCATTGGAGATCGAGCCCAATGGCGAGGCCATGCTGGTCGCGATGGGATCGGCCCGCATGGTCCAGACGGTGGAGATCGACGAACTCGAATTTGCCGACCGCGTCTTCAGCGGCCTCGTCACCCCCCTGCTCGACAGCCACCATATAGGGGCGGACGGGATCCTCGGCCTCGACAGCCTGCAGGACCTGCGCGTCGCAATGGACTTCAAGGAAGACCGCATCGCAGTCGCCGATGCCGACGCGCTGGGCGGCAATCGCGGATACGACATCGTCGTGCGCGCGCGTAACAAGCTCGGGCGGATGATCATCACCGATGCGGAGATTGACGGGATCCGCACTGCGGTCATCCTCGATACCGGCGCTCAGTACTCCTTTGGCAACCCGGCGCTGCTGCGCAGGATGATGAAGCGTTCGCGCGCGGGCGACCGCAACGAGCTGGTGACGTCGGACGTCCACGGCGAGATGCTGCGCAGCGACCTCGCCTTCGCCAAGGAGATCATCATCGGCGGCGCGACCATCACCAATGCGACCATCGGCTTTGCCGACAGCCCGGCGTTCAAGGCGCTGGGCTATACCGACAAGCCGGCGCTGATCCTTGGCATGCACAACCTTGCATTATTCGAGCGGGTGGCGATTGACTTCTCGACCCAGCGCGTCCTGTTCGACCTGCCGCGCGATGCGACGCCCAATTCGATCCTCAACCGCAGGTTCAACGCCACCCGCATGGGGACCTGA
- a CDS encoding sigma-54-dependent transcriptional regulator, which produces MTAKGATVLLIEDDDALRAGVTQALELEGYAVEAHSEAQTPLRILSPEFAGVVVSDVRLPGMDGIQFFARLRELDPDIPVIFTTAHGDVDMAVEAMKNGAADFFPKPYSVSRLAMSVERALGRRALVLENRKLRAELADQGGPSAFGRSPASRRLEAIVSEVAQTDADLVLRGAPGTGKSALARHIHDKSARADRPFVVVDPAIFANEEADLLLYGRDPSVALSRSGMVERANGGTLVLDAIDNIPRKARARLANLVDTRSFLALGASRPYQVDIRIIAISGANRANAKAKSKATADVVDRLAGVTVPVPSLTDRREDIPDFFRRFVAEFELLLDRAAPPVMEGDWHHLLTHDWPGNLRELRSYAQGFVLGLTRMEPSGPPITGSTSLKDMLAKFERTVLEDALSRASGSIGTVQAELAIPRKTLYDKLARHGLRPGDFRSD; this is translated from the coding sequence ATGACAGCCAAAGGTGCAACGGTACTGTTGATCGAGGATGACGACGCGCTGCGCGCGGGTGTCACACAGGCGCTCGAACTCGAGGGTTACGCGGTCGAGGCCCATAGCGAGGCGCAGACGCCGCTCCGCATCCTCTCGCCCGAATTTGCAGGCGTGGTGGTGAGCGACGTCCGGCTGCCGGGCATGGACGGTATCCAGTTCTTCGCCCGATTGCGCGAGCTCGACCCCGACATACCGGTCATTTTCACGACCGCTCACGGCGACGTCGACATGGCGGTCGAGGCGATGAAGAACGGTGCAGCCGACTTCTTCCCCAAGCCCTATTCGGTGTCGCGCCTGGCCATGTCGGTCGAGCGGGCGCTCGGGCGCCGCGCGTTGGTGCTGGAAAACCGCAAGCTGCGTGCCGAACTCGCCGACCAAGGTGGGCCGAGCGCCTTTGGACGCTCTCCCGCTTCGCGCAGGCTAGAAGCGATCGTCAGCGAAGTCGCCCAGACCGACGCCGACCTCGTCTTGCGCGGTGCGCCGGGCACCGGGAAGAGCGCTCTGGCCCGACACATCCACGACAAGAGCGCGCGAGCCGACCGACCTTTCGTCGTGGTCGACCCGGCCATCTTTGCAAACGAGGAAGCGGATCTTCTCCTTTACGGACGCGATCCATCGGTCGCCCTGTCACGCTCTGGCATGGTCGAACGCGCCAATGGAGGCACGCTGGTTCTCGATGCCATCGACAATATTCCGCGCAAGGCCCGCGCCCGGCTGGCCAATCTCGTCGACACGCGCAGTTTCTTGGCTTTAGGCGCGAGCCGGCCCTACCAGGTCGATATCCGCATCATCGCCATTTCGGGCGCGAACCGCGCGAATGCGAAGGCAAAGTCGAAGGCCACCGCCGACGTGGTCGACAGGCTGGCCGGCGTGACCGTACCGGTCCCGTCCCTGACCGACCGGCGTGAGGATATTCCGGATTTCTTCCGCCGGTTCGTCGCGGAATTCGAACTGCTTCTCGACCGTGCCGCACCTCCCGTCATGGAAGGCGACTGGCATCACCTCCTGACCCATGACTGGCCGGGCAATCTGCGCGAGTTGCGGTCCTATGCGCAGGGGTTCGTCCTCGGGTTGACTCGCATGGAGCCGTCCGGCCCGCCGATAACCGGCAGCACGAGCCTCAAGGACATGCTTGCGAAATTCGAACGAACGGTTCTGGAAGACGCCTTGTCCCGGGCATCGGGCAGCATCGGCACGGTACAGGCCGAACTCGCGATCCCGCGGAAGACACTTTACGACAAGCTTGCGCGGCACGGCTTGCGGCCGGGCGACTTCCGCAGCGATTGA
- a CDS encoding sensor histidine kinase produces MKGWRAQPGRLAAIALLVALALFAIIKTDDVMRANALVAEEEAAMDGAAILASSLSSELDKFSLLPLALAEDPQVKALVAGDRDAARALDRRLETLASQSDAAAIYVMDAQGLTLAASNHALPTSFVNSNYAFRSYFREAMDKGSSTQFALGTVSRKPGLYIAARVGPSNAPSGVVAVKVEFDRTEENWRRATRGVYVTDREGVVLLTSEEAWRFHLTGSAPAAPRDPAEDLRQFGIAELPRLELPLAGASGEIVQVPLVEAQQAIGPAGWDIHLIVDPGPRVAAALATGRLVLVSIAVVVFAVIFALFAANRRRRAHEEAVVAQRTRTLREQLSQANRLATLGQISAGVNHEIGQPVSAIRVFAESGSKLVAAGETGQAAQNFSEIVSLADRIGAITSELRRFGRRQPGEKRIVAIGEIIDGALLLLRDRIHSHGRDIDLPEEDLRRVTVEAEHVRLEQVLVNLLQNALDATDFGGRIAIEIALLPDAVHLHVVDEGHGIPAASRDTLFHPFATSKDDGLGLGLVIAREIMRDLSGDLVFDANRQHTTFTMIIPRHR; encoded by the coding sequence ATGAAGGGGTGGAGGGCACAACCGGGCAGGCTGGCTGCCATCGCGCTGCTGGTGGCGCTTGCTCTCTTTGCCATCATCAAGACCGACGACGTGATGCGCGCCAACGCGCTGGTCGCCGAGGAAGAAGCGGCCATGGACGGCGCGGCGATTCTCGCGTCCAGCCTTTCCAGCGAACTCGACAAGTTCAGCCTGCTTCCTCTCGCGCTGGCAGAAGATCCGCAGGTGAAGGCGCTGGTGGCAGGCGACCGCGACGCAGCGCGCGCGCTCGACCGCCGGCTGGAAACCCTGGCATCGCAATCGGATGCCGCGGCGATCTACGTGATGGATGCGCAAGGACTGACCCTCGCGGCAAGCAATCATGCCCTGCCCACCAGCTTCGTGAATTCCAACTATGCCTTCCGCAGCTATTTCCGCGAGGCGATGGACAAGGGGTCTTCGACCCAGTTCGCGCTCGGCACGGTCAGCCGCAAGCCGGGGCTCTATATCGCTGCGCGCGTCGGCCCTTCGAATGCTCCTTCAGGCGTTGTCGCGGTCAAGGTCGAGTTCGATCGCACGGAAGAGAACTGGCGCCGCGCAACGCGCGGAGTCTACGTGACCGACCGCGAGGGCGTGGTACTGCTGACCAGCGAAGAAGCATGGCGCTTCCATCTGACCGGCAGCGCCCCTGCCGCTCCCCGCGACCCGGCAGAAGACCTCCGGCAGTTCGGGATTGCCGAATTGCCGCGGCTCGAGCTGCCCCTTGCAGGTGCGTCCGGCGAGATCGTGCAGGTTCCGCTGGTCGAAGCGCAGCAGGCCATCGGGCCTGCCGGTTGGGATATCCACCTCATCGTCGATCCAGGGCCGCGCGTGGCTGCGGCCTTGGCAACCGGGCGCCTGGTACTGGTCTCGATTGCGGTTGTCGTGTTCGCGGTCATCTTTGCCCTGTTCGCGGCCAATCGCCGGCGGCGTGCGCACGAAGAAGCGGTTGTCGCACAGCGCACGCGCACGCTGCGCGAACAACTGTCGCAGGCAAATCGTCTCGCGACACTCGGCCAGATCTCTGCCGGGGTGAACCACGAAATCGGCCAACCGGTATCGGCCATCCGCGTGTTCGCGGAAAGCGGGTCAAAGCTGGTCGCCGCCGGCGAGACCGGCCAGGCAGCGCAGAATTTTAGCGAAATCGTCTCCCTTGCCGACCGCATCGGGGCGATCACGAGCGAGCTTCGGCGCTTCGGCCGCCGCCAGCCGGGCGAGAAACGGATTGTGGCCATTGGAGAAATCATCGACGGTGCCCTGCTGCTACTGCGCGACCGCATCCATTCGCACGGGAGGGATATCGACCTTCCCGAGGAGGATCTGCGCAGGGTCACGGTTGAGGCCGAACACGTCCGCCTGGAACAGGTTCTGGTGAACCTGCTCCAGAACGCCCTTGATGCGACCGACTTCGGCGGACGGATCGCCATCGAAATCGCGCTCCTGCCCGATGCCGTGCACCTTCATGTCGTCGACGAAGGGCACGGAATCCCGGCAGCGAGCCGGGATACGCTGTTCCACCCCTTCGCAACCAGCAAGGATGACGGACTGGGACTCGGCCTAGTCATCGCCCGCGAGATCATGCGCGACCTTTCGGGTGACCTCGTCTTCGACGCCAACCGGCAGCACACCACTTTCACGATGATCATCCCGAGGCACCGATGA